The proteins below come from a single Dehalococcoidia bacterium genomic window:
- the pstC gene encoding phosphate ABC transporter permease subunit PstC codes for MSRYFIDKASKNLVFLCAFASIIIFLTIIVFIFKEGLPAFERVGFFSFLFGTEWRPSLGQYGILPMIVGSLYVTFGALLIAVPLGIGCAVLLAEVAPFKVRTILRPAVELLVGIPSVIYGLVGLLLVVPLIREIGGTGFSIAAASIVLAAMILPTIISISEDAIRAVPRGYKEGSLAIGATHWQTIWHVLLPAARSGIAAGIILGMGRAIGETMAMIMVIGNSVQMPVSPLDSARTLTGNIAVEATYAPPDHMSALFATGVVLLFLIMFLNSIALVALKRGGRLRHAR; via the coding sequence ATGTCGCGATATTTTATAGATAAGGCTTCAAAGAACCTGGTCTTCCTGTGCGCGTTCGCCTCTATCATCATATTCCTCACCATAATCGTCTTCATCTTCAAGGAGGGCCTGCCCGCGTTTGAGAGGGTCGGCTTTTTCAGCTTCCTCTTCGGCACGGAGTGGCGCCCGTCGCTCGGTCAATACGGCATCCTGCCCATGATCGTGGGCTCGCTCTACGTGACCTTCGGCGCATTGCTCATCGCCGTGCCGCTGGGCATAGGCTGCGCCGTGCTGCTGGCCGAGGTGGCCCCGTTCAAGGTGCGCACGATCCTGAGGCCCGCCGTAGAGCTGCTGGTGGGGATACCGTCCGTTATCTACGGCCTGGTGGGGCTGCTGCTGGTGGTGCCGCTGATAAGGGAGATAGGCGGAACGGGTTTCAGCATAGCGGCGGCCTCGATAGTGCTGGCGGCCATGATACTGCCGACGATAATCAGCATCAGCGAGGACGCCATCAGGGCCGTGCCGCGCGGCTACAAGGAGGGCTCGCTGGCCATAGGCGCAACGCACTGGCAGACGATATGGCACGTGCTGCTGCCGGCGGCGCGCTCCGGCATCGCGGCCGGGATCATACTGGGCATGGGCCGCGCCATAGGAGAGACCATGGCCATGATAATGGTCATCGGCAACTCGGTGCAGATGCCGGTCTCGCCTCTCGATTCGGCGCGCACGCTCACGGGCAACATCGCCGTCGAGGCCACGTACGCGCCGCCGGACCACATGAGCGCGCTGTTCGCCACCGGGGTGGTGCTGCTGTTCCTCATCATGTTCCTCAACAGCATAGCGCTGGTGGCGCTGAAGAGGGGAGGGCGGCTGCGCCATGCTCGCTAA
- a CDS encoding phosphate ABC transporter substrate-binding protein, translating into MRNWLGKIKRVRWAAGSVMLALIAVSIAATGCGGGSSTTITEGGSTTVQPVAEMLAAAFMADNPDVKIIIQGGGSSTGVSKTADGTFDIGAASRELKSSEPALVTHLLARDGIAIITNTGNSVSGLTKDQVMQIYAGTITNWNEVGGPDEDIIVISREEGSGTRDAFQELVMGEELIKSGAILQPSNGTIKTATSSTPYSIGYLSFGYIDSAVKALAVDGVAGTVDNVLNGTYPISRPLYFLTLEQPTGAVADFIDFCLGVEGQDIVEDEGYISAQ; encoded by the coding sequence ATGCGTAACTGGTTAGGAAAGATTAAGAGGGTCCGATGGGCGGCCGGTTCGGTCATGCTGGCGCTCATCGCGGTATCCATCGCGGCCACGGGCTGCGGCGGCGGGTCGAGCACCACTATAACAGAGGGCGGATCGACAACCGTTCAGCCGGTGGCGGAGATGCTGGCGGCGGCGTTCATGGCGGATAATCCCGACGTCAAGATCATCATCCAGGGCGGCGGCTCCAGCACCGGCGTATCCAAGACCGCGGACGGCACGTTCGATATCGGCGCGGCTTCAAGGGAGCTCAAGTCCAGCGAGCCCGCGCTGGTGACGCACCTGCTGGCGCGCGACGGCATCGCCATCATCACAAACACCGGCAACAGCGTCAGCGGGCTGACAAAGGACCAGGTCATGCAGATATACGCGGGGACCATCACCAACTGGAACGAGGTCGGCGGGCCCGACGAGGACATTATAGTCATCTCCAGGGAGGAAGGCTCCGGCACGCGCGACGCCTTCCAGGAGCTGGTCATGGGCGAGGAGCTGATAAAGTCCGGCGCCATACTGCAGCCGTCCAACGGCACCATAAAGACCGCAACATCAAGCACGCCTTACTCGATCGGCTACCTGTCCTTCGGCTACATCGACAGCGCGGTTAAAGCGCTGGCCGTGGACGGGGTGGCGGGCACCGTGGACAACGTCTTGAACGGCACATATCCCATCAGCAGGCCGCTGTACTTCCTCACTCTGGAGCAGCCGACCGGGGCTGTCGCGGACTTCATCGACTTCTGTCTCGGCGTAGAGGGGCAGGACATCGTCGAGGACGAAGGATATATCTCGGCTCAATAG
- a CDS encoding arsenate reductase ArsC: MKRNVTAGKTGKAVKVLFVCTHNSGRSQMAEAFFNKYAPPHIRAASAGTQPAERLNQTVVNAMKERDIDIGSQKPKLLTVEMLDSADVVITMGCMDGNACPAALVPTIDWGLDDPQGQPIRIVRQIRDEIESLVKQLIEEKLNERLTSF, from the coding sequence ATGAAGCGTAATGTTACAGCCGGGAAAACGGGAAAGGCCGTTAAAGTCCTCTTTGTCTGCACCCACAACTCCGGCCGGAGCCAGATGGCGGAAGCCTTCTTCAATAAATACGCGCCCCCGCATATTCGAGCCGCGTCCGCGGGAACGCAGCCTGCCGAGCGGTTGAATCAGACAGTGGTCAACGCCATGAAGGAGCGCGACATCGACATCGGCTCTCAGAAACCCAAGCTTCTGACCGTGGAGATGCTGGACTCCGCCGATGTTGTGATAACCATGGGCTGCATGGACGGCAACGCCTGCCCGGCGGCCCTCGTTCCCACGATAGACTGGGGGCTGGACGACCCGCAGGGGCAGCCTATCAGGATCGTCAGACAGATTCGCGATGAGATCGAGTCCCTGGTGAAACAGTTGATAGAAGAAAAGCTTAACGAAAGATTAACATCGTTTTAA
- a CDS encoding DUF2326 domain-containing protein codes for MKLSKLYSNKPDQFEPIEFLSGLNVILAEIRLPENHDKDTHNLGKTILGRLLDFCFLDDRDNKFFLFKHFDLFREFVFFLEIQLADASYLTVRRSVEEATKISFRKHEASYQDFTELPDSDWDHLDMPFDRARKMLDSLLDWRILKPWPYRKGLGYQLRSQDDYRDVFQLNKFAAKHSDWKPFLAHILGFDDKLVSLHYEKQDQIEKKQSMAQTLRNELGGSVEDINKIEGILSLKQEEADKKQKLLDAFDFRTQDKKNTKRLVEEIDERIGTLNAERYSLNHNKKKIIASLEGDQILFNPDEAQKLFKEAGIHFRGQIKKDFQQLIEFNRAITEERRAYLQEELDSIDITLKHINTELNTIGKQRSETLAFLSDTDIFRKYKQVSDEMVRLRADITSLERQRKSLLRLQELRSDIRRLTEYQAQLQAQIEANVQQQNVDKNSLFSIIRSFFNEIVEEVINRKALLSVSPNQSGHLEFKAEILDDSGNATSADLGHTYRKLLCIAFDLAVLRVYLNDKFPHFVYHDGVFESLDDRKKENLLAILRRYAELDMQVIITLIDSDLPRREKKYLPVFDPSEIVLTLHDENERGRLFKMKAW; via the coding sequence ATGAAGCTGTCTAAACTCTATTCAAACAAGCCAGACCAGTTCGAACCAATAGAATTCTTATCGGGGCTAAATGTTATATTAGCCGAAATCAGGCTTCCTGAGAACCATGACAAGGATACTCATAATCTCGGGAAAACCATACTTGGTAGGTTATTGGACTTTTGTTTTCTAGATGACCGTGATAACAAGTTCTTTCTGTTCAAGCACTTCGATTTGTTTAGAGAGTTCGTGTTCTTTCTAGAAATCCAACTGGCTGATGCATCATATCTAACAGTGCGCCGTAGCGTAGAAGAAGCTACTAAGATTAGCTTTAGAAAGCACGAGGCTAGCTACCAAGATTTTACCGAATTGCCAGACTCCGATTGGGATCACCTAGACATGCCATTTGATCGTGCCCGCAAAATGTTGGATAGCCTCCTTGATTGGCGTATCCTCAAACCTTGGCCATATCGCAAGGGATTAGGCTATCAGTTGCGTTCACAGGACGATTACCGAGATGTATTCCAACTTAATAAATTCGCTGCTAAACATTCAGACTGGAAACCTTTTCTAGCTCATATCCTAGGGTTTGATGACAAGTTGGTTAGTCTACATTACGAGAAGCAAGATCAGATCGAGAAGAAGCAATCGATGGCTCAGACTCTAAGGAATGAGTTAGGAGGTTCAGTAGAGGATATCAACAAAATTGAAGGCATTCTATCACTCAAACAAGAGGAGGCAGATAAGAAGCAAAAATTGCTTGATGCCTTTGATTTCCGAACTCAGGACAAGAAAAATACAAAACGTCTGGTAGAAGAAATTGATGAACGTATCGGCACACTCAATGCAGAACGCTACTCGCTGAATCATAATAAAAAGAAGATAATAGCTTCACTAGAAGGCGATCAGATACTGTTTAACCCAGACGAAGCGCAAAAGCTATTCAAAGAAGCCGGTATACATTTTCGAGGGCAAATTAAAAAAGATTTCCAACAGCTGATTGAATTTAACCGGGCTATTACGGAAGAGCGACGCGCCTACTTGCAAGAAGAGCTTGATAGCATCGATATTACACTGAAGCACATTAATACCGAACTCAATACTATAGGCAAACAGCGCTCAGAAACCTTAGCATTTTTAAGCGACACTGATATTTTTAGAAAATACAAGCAGGTTTCCGATGAAATGGTTAGACTGCGAGCTGACATTACGTCACTAGAGCGACAACGAAAGTCACTTCTCCGCCTACAGGAATTACGTTCAGATATTAGACGTCTGACTGAATATCAGGCTCAATTACAAGCACAGATAGAAGCCAATGTTCAGCAACAGAATGTCGATAAGAATAGCCTGTTCTCTATAATCCGATCATTTTTTAATGAGATTGTCGAAGAGGTAATTAATCGTAAAGCTCTTCTCAGCGTGTCACCGAACCAATCAGGACATCTAGAATTCAAAGCTGAGATTCTAGATGATTCAGGTAATGCTACGAGTGCTGACCTTGGTCATACATATCGCAAACTTCTCTGTATAGCCTTTGACCTAGCCGTGTTGCGCGTATATCTTAATGATAAATTTCCACACTTCGTCTATCACGATGGAGTGTTTGAATCTCTAGACGACCGTAAGAAGGAAAACTTGTTGGCGATTCTTCGCCGGTATGCCGAGCTCGATATGCAAGTAATCATTACTTTAATAGACTCCGATCTACCCAGACGAGAGAAGAAATATCTCCCAGTATTTGACCCCAGTGAGATTGTGCTCACACTGCATGACGAAAATGAACGCGGTCGTCTGTTCAAGATGAAAGCATGGTAA
- a CDS encoding ABC-three component system middle component 8, with protein MLRPTKHSHPDRTVINMSLLLLVKLEKHRLEDYDTLLKYAKKVIIGGDILFLPALNFLYLLGMIEYRPKTDSIEYVGQDEAV; from the coding sequence ATGCTTAGACCAACCAAACACTCGCACCCTGATCGCACAGTAATCAACATGTCACTATTATTGTTGGTTAAGCTAGAAAAACACCGTCTCGAAGACTATGACACTCTATTAAAGTACGCAAAGAAGGTAATAATAGGCGGCGACATATTATTCTTGCCAGCGCTAAACTTCCTTTACCTGTTAGGCATGATTGAATATAGGCCAAAAACAGATTCTATAGAATATGTGGGGCAAGATGAAGCTGTCTAA
- a CDS encoding ABC-three component system protein yields MRYAYEDLSYEQFETLVLLLCQRLLGISVQGFAVGPDGGRDGKFVGTAELHPSKAAPWVGITIIQAKHTNGYNCTFSDPDFFNPNNTNTVIGKEIPRIKKLCQHKQLDNYILFSNRRLAGSTESRIRTHITEECSIPEESISLYGVEQIELLLRTFSDIPQLANLDPIDSPLIVSSEDLASVVQALASNKDGITIEDDPPRPRMPYEKKNKINDMTPTYAQAQRTRYLKETAQIHAFLAAPENSELLRIYENVVDEFQLKIIAKRKEYQQFDEVMNYLADILFKRDPILRQNKRLTRTMLFYMYWNCDIGEEDNA; encoded by the coding sequence TTGAGATACGCGTATGAAGATTTAAGCTATGAACAGTTCGAGACTCTAGTTTTGCTTCTCTGTCAGCGCTTGCTTGGGATTTCTGTCCAAGGCTTCGCAGTGGGACCTGATGGTGGACGAGATGGAAAGTTCGTCGGAACTGCAGAACTCCATCCCAGTAAAGCCGCACCGTGGGTCGGTATAACTATAATCCAAGCCAAACATACCAACGGTTATAACTGCACTTTCTCAGATCCAGACTTCTTTAACCCCAACAATACGAACACCGTGATAGGGAAAGAAATTCCTCGCATTAAAAAGCTTTGCCAACATAAGCAGTTAGACAATTACATATTGTTTTCAAATCGGCGTCTTGCAGGCAGTACAGAAAGTAGAATCCGTACGCACATAACAGAGGAATGCAGCATTCCAGAAGAATCAATATCCCTGTATGGAGTTGAGCAAATAGAACTCTTACTAAGAACCTTCTCCGACATACCACAGTTAGCCAACCTCGATCCGATAGATTCACCTTTGATCGTCAGTTCCGAAGATTTAGCTAGTGTTGTGCAAGCACTAGCGTCTAATAAAGATGGCATAACAATCGAAGATGATCCTCCCAGACCACGTATGCCTTATGAGAAGAAGAACAAGATTAACGATATGACTCCAACATATGCACAAGCTCAACGCACGCGGTACCTTAAAGAGACAGCACAAATTCACGCCTTCCTTGCTGCACCAGAGAATAGCGAGCTATTGCGAATATATGAAAACGTGGTCGATGAGTTCCAACTTAAAATCATCGCCAAACGTAAGGAATACCAACAGTTTGACGAAGTGATGAATTACTTGGCAGATATACTTTTTAAACGCGACCCAATTTTACGCCAAAATAAACGACTAACACGAACAATGCTTTTTTATATGTACTGGAACTGTGATATTGGTGAAGAAGACAATGCTTAG
- a CDS encoding transposase translates to MKYDPDKHHRRSIRLKGYDYSAEGACFVTICTRNRECLFGQIADGIMVLNEHGEIATRCWLEIPDHFPQVELDEYIVMPNHLHGVLVIRCRGEAFGVPNASPLPPQPPHGTQPGSLGAIVQNYKSISTRKINHQRKSPGTPVWQRNYYEHVVRNEKSLDDIRSYILSNPSCWDQDEENPSHRKQ, encoded by the coding sequence ATGAAATACGACCCGGATAAACACCATCGCCGTTCCATCCGCCTGAAGGGATATGATTACTCCGCGGAGGGCGCGTGTTTTGTCACCATCTGCACGCGGAACCGGGAATGCCTGTTCGGGCAAATCGCGGATGGGATCATGGTGCTGAACGAACATGGGGAAATCGCTACCCGTTGCTGGTTGGAAATCCCGGATCATTTTCCGCAGGTGGAATTGGATGAATACATTGTCATGCCCAACCATTTGCACGGCGTTCTCGTGATCCGATGTAGGGGCGAAGCATTTGGAGTGCCAAATGCTTCGCCCCTACCCCCGCAACCACCACACGGCACCCAACCCGGCTCCCTAGGGGCAATCGTCCAAAATTACAAATCGATTTCCACTCGCAAAATCAACCATCAGCGCAAGAGTCCTGGCACGCCTGTCTGGCAACGCAACTACTACGAACACGTTGTGCGGAACGAAAAATCCCTCGACGATATTCGCAGCTATATTCTGTCCAACCCGTCCTGTTGGGATCAGGACGAGGAAAATCCTTCCCACCGAAAACAGTAA
- a CDS encoding ATP-binding protein — MHSIRWRTVISFTLLILVCIVGISSYFYFFFKDSYIEGLSAQMTEQATVFAYAAEPYFDDEDTTEIDALVKSLSDGIDSRTTVIDIGGAVLGDSIEEPSAMENHSDRPEVAGALNGTASSSIRYSATLGYDMLYTAVPIESDGEIVGCSRVSIPLTTIDGHMHHVLITIVWVSILAALAAFVLALQLSKLTINPVRRMTRMARGIAEGDLNQEIKTASRGEVGELATAFNLMAAKIKEVIWLLGMDRDRMSAILSQMSDGIILIDAGSKISLINNAATNILHITQGESVGQTFVEAVRDYELDDIVQRSLQSGTQLTKLVETSRPRKTIMAIATPLENPPSCLLLLQDLTEIKRLETVRRDFVSNISHELRIPIASIKALAETLHAGAFDDKTVAQDFLSKINEEADDLTQLVQELGELSRLESGDAPLNKIPVDIAELIGSTATRLKAQADRAGLRINIDINSTLPAINADRGRVEQVLVNLLHNAIKFTPPGGAVTVSASPDDGGVRVSVADTGVGIPADDLPRIFERFYKADKARSGGGTGLGLAISKHIIEAHGGRIWAESVEGRGATFSFTLPCK, encoded by the coding sequence TTGCACAGCATCAGGTGGCGCACCGTCATCAGCTTCACACTTCTGATCCTGGTATGCATCGTAGGCATCAGCAGCTATTTCTACTTTTTCTTCAAGGACAGCTACATAGAGGGCCTCAGCGCCCAGATGACGGAACAGGCGACCGTCTTCGCTTACGCCGCCGAGCCGTATTTCGATGACGAGGACACAACGGAGATCGACGCGCTGGTGAAGTCCCTCAGCGACGGGATCGATTCCAGGACAACCGTTATCGATATCGGCGGCGCCGTCCTCGGCGACTCCATAGAGGAACCGTCCGCGATGGAGAACCACTCCGACAGGCCGGAGGTGGCCGGGGCATTGAACGGCACGGCTTCGTCCAGCATACGTTACAGCGCGACCCTGGGATACGACATGTTATACACGGCGGTGCCGATAGAATCGGACGGCGAGATCGTCGGCTGTTCCCGTGTGTCCATCCCGCTGACGACGATCGACGGGCACATGCACCACGTGCTGATAACCATAGTCTGGGTATCGATACTGGCCGCGCTGGCCGCCTTCGTGCTGGCGCTGCAATTGTCGAAACTGACCATCAACCCGGTGCGAAGGATGACGCGCATGGCGCGCGGGATAGCCGAGGGCGACCTGAACCAGGAGATAAAGACGGCGTCGCGCGGCGAGGTCGGCGAGCTGGCCACGGCCTTCAACCTGATGGCGGCCAAGATCAAAGAGGTGATATGGCTGCTGGGCATGGACCGCGACCGCATGTCGGCCATACTATCGCAGATGAGCGACGGCATCATCCTCATCGACGCCGGGAGCAAGATATCGCTCATCAACAACGCGGCGACGAACATCCTTCACATAACGCAGGGGGAATCGGTCGGACAAACCTTCGTCGAGGCCGTGCGCGACTACGAGCTTGACGATATAGTGCAGCGCAGCCTGCAAAGCGGGACACAGCTCACAAAGCTGGTGGAGACCAGCCGGCCCAGGAAAACGATAATGGCCATAGCCACGCCGCTGGAAAATCCGCCCAGCTGCCTCCTCCTGCTCCAGGACCTGACGGAGATAAAACGCCTGGAGACCGTGCGCCGGGACTTTGTATCCAACATATCGCACGAGCTGCGCATACCCATAGCCTCCATCAAGGCCCTGGCCGAGACGCTGCACGCGGGCGCCTTTGACGACAAGACAGTCGCGCAGGACTTCCTGTCCAAGATAAACGAGGAGGCGGATGACCTGACACAACTGGTGCAGGAGCTGGGCGAGCTCTCGCGCCTGGAGAGCGGCGACGCGCCCCTTAACAAAATCCCTGTCGATATAGCTGAACTGATAGGATCGACCGCCACGCGGCTGAAGGCCCAGGCCGATAGAGCCGGACTGCGAATCAATATCGACATCAACTCGACACTGCCGGCGATCAACGCCGACCGCGGCCGCGTCGAGCAGGTGCTGGTGAACCTGCTGCACAATGCGATAAAGTTCACCCCGCCCGGCGGCGCCGTCACCGTCTCCGCCTCGCCGGACGACGGCGGCGTCCGCGTCTCGGTGGCCGATACCGGCGTGGGCATCCCCGCCGACGACCTGCCGCGCATCTTCGAGCGCTTCTACAAGGCGGACAAGGCCCGGAGCGGCGGCGGCACGGGGCTGGGGCTTGCTATATCGAAGCACATCATAGAGGCGCACGGCGGCAGGATATGGGCCGAGAGCGTAGAGGGCAGGGGAGCGACATTCAGTTTCACGCTGCCGTGTAAGTAA
- a CDS encoding response regulator transcription factor — MSHKVLVVEDDDTLLGVIKYNLDKEGYSVFTAADGAKAVEAARQARPDLVILDIMLPELNGLEVCRILRTETAVPIIMLTARSEEVDKVVGLEIGADDYMTKPFSMKELMARVKAMLRRAEMARQQGDSTTARQSIIRAVEMEIDIERHTVSRRGSAIELTPKEFDLLAFMMRNKNRVMSRDYLLEKVWGYDFSGDTRTVDVHMRWLRQKIEDDAAQPKHLVTVRGVGYKFEE; from the coding sequence ATGAGCCATAAAGTTCTGGTAGTTGAAGACGACGACACGCTGCTCGGCGTGATCAAATACAACCTGGACAAAGAGGGTTACAGCGTCTTCACCGCCGCAGACGGCGCGAAAGCCGTCGAGGCCGCGAGACAAGCTCGTCCCGACCTGGTTATCCTCGATATAATGCTCCCTGAACTCAACGGGCTCGAGGTCTGCCGCATCCTGCGCACCGAGACCGCCGTGCCCATAATCATGCTCACCGCCAGGAGCGAAGAGGTCGACAAGGTGGTCGGGCTGGAGATAGGCGCCGACGACTACATGACCAAGCCTTTCAGCATGAAGGAGCTCATGGCCCGGGTCAAGGCCATGCTGCGGCGGGCGGAGATGGCGCGGCAGCAGGGAGACTCGACAACAGCCCGCCAATCGATAATAAGGGCCGTGGAGATGGAGATAGATATCGAACGCCACACGGTTTCCCGCCGCGGCTCCGCAATCGAGCTGACGCCCAAGGAGTTCGACCTGCTGGCCTTCATGATGAGAAATAAGAATCGAGTGATGAGCCGCGACTACCTGCTGGAGAAGGTCTGGGGATACGATTTCTCCGGCGACACGCGCACCGTGGACGTGCACATGCGCTGGCTCAGGCAAAAGATCGAGGACGACGCCGCGCAGCCGAAACACCTGGTAACGGTGAGGGGCGTCGGGTACAAGTTCGAGGAGTAG
- a CDS encoding NrpR regulatory domain-containing protein codes for MGFETQDVERKVISILRILSGSEEPLGARIIANRLKDYGIDLGERAVRYHLKLTDERGLTSLVGRDGRVLTKQGEEELSAALVKDKVGLAISKIELLAFRTNFDAGKRSGPVPVNISFFPEKKFGKALAAMKPIFDAGLCVSKLVIVARGGEKIGEFTVPKGRIGFATVCSIMINGAMLKAGIPMDSRFGGILQVRDRKPVRFIELVHYAGSSLDPSEVFIRAKMTSVRSIIKTGNGKILANFREIPAMCKETVESVVSGLKEAGLGGLLVMGNISEPVCEVPVELNRIGMILIGGMNPVAAAEESGIEADNRAMSTVVDYQRLIKIQDV; via the coding sequence ATGGGATTTGAGACACAGGACGTAGAGCGTAAAGTAATATCGATACTCAGGATACTCAGCGGGAGCGAGGAGCCGCTGGGGGCCAGGATTATCGCCAACCGCCTCAAGGACTACGGCATAGACCTGGGCGAGCGGGCCGTAAGGTATCACCTGAAGCTGACCGATGAGCGGGGGCTCACCAGCCTCGTCGGGCGCGACGGGCGCGTGCTCACCAAACAGGGCGAGGAGGAACTGAGCGCGGCGCTGGTCAAGGACAAGGTCGGCCTGGCCATATCCAAGATAGAGCTGCTGGCATTCCGCACCAATTTCGACGCCGGGAAACGCAGCGGCCCGGTGCCCGTCAACATATCGTTCTTCCCGGAGAAGAAATTCGGCAAGGCCCTGGCCGCCATGAAGCCCATCTTCGACGCCGGCCTTTGTGTTAGCAAACTGGTCATCGTGGCGCGCGGCGGGGAAAAGATAGGGGAATTCACCGTGCCTAAGGGAAGGATCGGGTTCGCCACTGTATGCAGCATTATGATCAACGGCGCCATGCTCAAGGCCGGCATCCCGATGGATTCGCGCTTCGGCGGCATCCTCCAGGTGCGCGACCGCAAACCTGTGCGCTTCATCGAGCTGGTGCACTACGCGGGGTCATCGCTCGATCCGTCCGAGGTATTCATCAGGGCCAAGATGACATCCGTAAGAAGCATTATCAAAACAGGCAACGGCAAGATACTGGCCAACTTCAGGGAGATCCCGGCGATGTGCAAAGAGACGGTGGAATCGGTAGTATCCGGGCTGAAGGAAGCCGGGCTGGGCGGACTGCTGGTCATGGGCAATATCAGCGAGCCCGTATGCGAAGTGCCGGTGGAGCTCAACCGCATAGGCATGATACTGATAGGCGGCATGAACCCTGTGGCCGCCGCCGAGGAGTCCGGCATCGAGGCCGACAACCGCGCCATGAGCACCGTAGTGGACTATCAGCGATTGATCAAAATCCAGGATGTGTAA
- the hisF gene encoding imidazole glycerol phosphate synthase subunit HisF — protein MKKVKVIPCLDIKEGRVVKGVKFVGLRDARDPVEAARTYCREGADELVFLDIFATVENRKTRRDWVKRVCDVVTVPFAVGGGINSIEDMQELFDLGVDKVSINTAAVENPGLITEASKKFGKKRLVVAIDGKKNKAGGKKPRLEVTIKSGTRGTGLDIVEWARKVEKLGAGEILLTSKDADGTKDGYDLEMTKAVAEAVKIPVTASGGAGTLEHLYEGVAIGKASAVLAASIFHFGEISIKEAKEYLRDKGIPVSITKVKEKK, from the coding sequence ATGAAAAAAGTAAAAGTGATCCCCTGTCTCGATATCAAGGAAGGCAGGGTGGTTAAGGGGGTAAAGTTCGTCGGCCTGCGCGACGCGCGCGACCCCGTTGAGGCTGCCAGGACATACTGCAGGGAAGGCGCCGACGAGCTGGTTTTCCTCGATATCTTCGCCACGGTGGAGAACAGGAAAACGCGGCGTGACTGGGTCAAGCGTGTCTGCGACGTGGTTACCGTTCCATTCGCCGTGGGCGGAGGCATCAACAGCATCGAGGACATGCAGGAGCTGTTCGACCTGGGCGTGGATAAGGTATCGATCAATACCGCCGCGGTGGAGAACCCCGGGCTTATCACCGAAGCCTCCAAGAAATTCGGCAAGAAACGGCTGGTCGTCGCCATCGACGGCAAGAAGAACAAGGCCGGAGGAAAAAAGCCGCGGCTCGAGGTGACGATAAAGAGCGGCACCAGGGGCACCGGCCTCGATATCGTCGAGTGGGCCAGGAAGGTGGAGAAGCTGGGAGCGGGGGAGATACTGCTCACCAGCAAGGACGCCGACGGCACGAAGGACGGATACGACCTTGAGATGACAAAGGCCGTGGCCGAGGCGGTAAAGATACCGGTAACCGCTTCAGGCGGCGCGGGCACGCTGGAGCACCTGTACGAAGGTGTGGCCATAGGCAAGGCGTCGGCGGTGCTGGCGGCATCGATATTTCACTTCGGAGAGATAAGCATTAAGGAAGCGAAGGAATACCTTCGGGACAAAGGGATCCCGGTGAGTATAACTAAAGTCAAGGAGAAGAAATAA